CTAGCCCTAGAAAACAAGCCGTCTCATTCTGGGTATCAGTTGACATTCGGGTGTATGTTTGTTCCCTGGCCCTTCCATGCCTTTCTAATCAGGCTTGATAGTCATCCTGTCCAGCAGGTGCATGTTCTAGCGATCCATATATGCATCAAGTGGGAACGGGATTTGCGTTTAGCTGTGTCCGCAAGTCGAACATCCTGGAGATTATACAATGCATGGACCCTTTTGCTAGTCTTtatctaataataaagcacggagtaCTTCTGCCCGTTCATCGTCATCTAAATTACCCTCAAAGtccaatgccacccgtaagtgaataaaatgttttgatttttttttagttAAAGATGCGTGAGGTTTGGTTCTTTTGTAAAGTAAGACTCTAAAATACAACGAACACGCACGTACCGCAGTGGCTCATGCCTCCCTCCCGCATGATACCCAGATTCGATCCCTGATTCTATCAATTTGCTCTCCTTTTCTAGCAAGCATGCGCCTCCACCTCCAACGTTCATGGGCCAACCCATGAATGTGACGCCctctctttttggccttttttattgtttctgtttttattttcccTTCTTTAAATTAATTTAGGATTTCCCAAATTCCTAATTTTCAAAGAGTTACGAGGTTTGAAGAAACTGTTTgtgaaatcataaaatgtttgcgaattcaaaaaatattcagaaaatcatAAAAAGTTCgggattcaaaaaatgttgatgatttCAAAAAAGTTGTCCCTATATTATAAAAGAACTAATGATTTTGAAAAATATATTCAAAACATATTTATTAATTTGAGAAAAAATCCATGAAAATTTATAGCATGTtcacaaaaatttaaaaaaatcatcaatttcaaGATTAGCTCCCCAAtttcaaaaatagttcatcgattagaaaaatgttcactaatACAAAAGTtgttcatgaattcgaaaactGTTCGTTCATTTCACAAAATGTTTGTCTAAACAAAATAAATGTTCgttaatttcaaattttgttcccaaATTTCAACAATATGCTTGTCGATTCAAAAAACGGTTTGCTATGTCTTGAATTTAATTAGTTTTTGGTAAGTATTTATATGTCTAGGCGTTGGGAGTAGTTCGTGGTCAACGAAATTAGTTTAACATGGACACTGCGGCCATCAACGGCGAGGGTGAGAAATAATATAAGTGGCAACATCATGGGCTACCCTGTTAAAGTAGATGACGCTCATATCTCGGGGTATTGAGCCATATTATTTGGCTAGGAGATAATATTTTTgcctccgttgcaacgcacgggcatgttgctAATAATAAAGAGACTATTGCTTCTAGCGGTACGTCATAAAGTTGCCCTTAAAATTGCCACATATTACACTCAATGCCACCTATAAATGAAAAACGGCTCAGTTCACTACATCAGCCGTGGCCTTTGATTCATATACAAGTATTCCCTAATGAATCACAAGCATTTGATTCATATACAAGTATTCCCTAATGAATCACAAGCACATAGGTGTTCCACTGGCTAGACCCGCAATATACCATAGGGGAGACCTGGGTTTGATCCTTACTTTTGCccattttttgtttctgtttttttctctctgaattcttagcaaatgggctctataaTGTTGCAATTTGGGCCTAACAACTAATGTTTCTCAAACAATTTCAAAATATTCATATCTTTCAAACCCCAACTCCAAATCTAACATGTCATATATGAAAGTCCCTAGGAAAATTATGTAGATTCAAATATGCTATTATCTTGCATGTTAATCATTTCTAAAATTATGTTTAAGGTGCAAGTTTAATTAATACCTTCTTTTTATATAGGGTATTTTGGAAAGGCTCTCACAAATTATGTTTAAGGTGCAAGTTTAATTAATAATATATGCTCTCTACCCCATATAGTTGAGTATATATGTAGTTTCATGCTCTCACAAAAGATATTATTGCCACCATAGGGGATGGTTTTTTTGGATAGCCATAGAGGTTGTTGATTCCTACCGGATACCATATGCTAAAGGTTACAATACGTACAGAATCATCCTCACTGTTTCACAGTGCACGATAATCAACCCATATACAATGATGTCACTAAATTGTTAATACGAGCTTTATGTAAAGAAGTTGTTGGTTGTGTGGCATCGTGAACTGTTTCAAATTAATTTGTTGATGTCGTCGAGTATGTCTGAGGTGTGATTTTTTTTTCTTCCGTTTTAATGCACGGGCATGTTTGATAGCTCTTCGAGGTTCGGAGGTTGGGTGGTGGAAGGCATTGATGTGGCGTCGAGGCTTCTGTGGCGACGATGATGGGGCAAGTGAAGTCGGAGGCGTTGCGGTGGttgcggtagtcggctcttctccgaCGTGTCTGTGGGATTACCTCGAGAGGTGGTTCGTTCAGTGGTCTTCCACGGCGCCAACCTGGCATAGTTCTTCTTTGGATCTCTCATTCTGAGTCAAAGCTACGCTGCCCTCGACACGGAGTTCTGGCACGGATCTTCGTGTGTTTCTGCACGGCCTCTGGGGTGAGAGTTTGGTCGGTGTTCGTCCACAGCAAAGTCGGAGTCGCTTGCTCGGTGATTAAGGATGGCGACGACGCCTGCTAGGGAagaagtgatgacgatgacgcATGTGTGCTAGCTCGGCGAGATACTCTTTGTAAAGGTGTGTGTGGGGCATTTGTGTGTGCCGCTCAGCGGTTTGTAGGGGAACGGTTTGTGACGGTTTTCCCCCAATTCCCTGGTCAATTCTCTCCtacttaattaatggatgaggcgaCGGTTTTCCCCCAATTCCCTGGTCAATTCTCTCCtacttaattaatggatgaggcaaatcttttgcctctgtttcaaaaaataTATATCAACAGCAAAATAAAAGTATTCACAGAATTTCTTTTAAAAAATTGAAACTTCAAAATGGCGGTTTCTACCTGAAACTTCGGACTTGGAGACAAGCCTGTTATTAGACAAAAGCATATTATCACTACATATTTAATTCGGCACGGGCATACATTCCCCTTGACATTTGGATCGGGTACATAAGCAAAGGCACGGAAGTGCCCAATTCCTCCAGAGTTCACTAGCATTGGCGACCTAGCTAAACATATTCACCATATGATTGGTGGCTAAAAATGATCGACTCAGGCAGCTACATCAAGAAGGCGATTGTCTCCGTGATGATGCTTGCCTTGATGATGCTTGCCTCGTGGGAAATTTGAAAGGAGCGAAACGCTAGAGTTTTTCGCAACACGGCTACCCCGACTTCCATTGTTGTTGCCAAGATCAAAGAGGAAGCCCATCTTTGGGCACTGACGAGTACTCTTTTTCTTTTTGCCGCTCTACAGCTTATGTCTAGACCTTCtccttaattaatgaaaatggcaagtcttttgcctcgtttcaaaaagaAAGACGTTATTTATACAACAAGCGGCATACTGGCCTAGCCTGTGTTCTGCATGCCAGCAGCAATGCCCTTCATAGTCAGGATGAGGGTGTCCTCCAGGCCTGGGGCATACTCGCTCCCACGGTTCAGTTGCACCAGCTCGGCGGGCTCCTTGTCGCAGAACTCCTTGGACAGGGGAGGCTGTTGTGGCGTCACCTCAAAGCTGGGGTCTCTTATCCGCTTCAGGGTGTAGGCTTGGCAAACATTCAAGGTTGTGATGTAGGACTCACGCAACCGCAGACGCTGCTTTAGGTAAGGATCCCCTTCAAGAACGTCCTTGTGACCAGCAACCTGGACAAATCAACAATGGTTAGAAGAGCCATGCGCGGAGATTCTGGTAATTATTTTTATTATGTCTGATATGTATAGGTCAGTACATTTTGAACAAATCATTCAACTAATCATTTTATCTACTTCTGAAATGGCACCAGCCAAATTCAACTAACCATGTAAAAGGCTTAATGACCAATTACGTACACATCCGAGTTGTTTTGGACACTGAAAGTCTCTAAGGTTGCATCTTGACCATCAGTTTTATGAAAGATAGGTTTCCTTAAATGAGCCTACGTACACATTACGGAAGTATATTTCAGGATGGACCTAGTAATAGTATTATCAAGTTACGTGCTGTTAGCACTTTACCTGAAGGAGTAACTGTTTTGTCTCTTCAAAGTTTTGTCTCAACTGTTCCCCAAAGGACTGCAGATCTTCAGCCACAAGCAATTTGTCATATAAAGCAGCAATTCCTGGATCTCCCTTGGCAAAAACCATCTCAAGTAAGTCAAGGGTGACCCTGAAGAATGGCCACTCATTGTACATTTCTTTCAGAGTATGGATGTTCCTGATGTCCTTCTGAATGATATGTTTAAATGCTGCACCAAACCCAAGCCATACAGGAAGATGAAACCTTGTCTGTGTCCAAGCAAAGATCCATGGAATTGCACGGAGTGATTCTATGCCCCCACTAGGCTTTCTCTTCGATGGCCGGCTGCCAATATTCATCCGACCATATTCAGTCTCAGGTGTTGCCTGAAACAATGGATGCACAAGTTAGTACAAATTAGATCTTGATCTCCACCAAGTTCAAACCCTGCTTCAGTCAGCACTATGATATAATTCAGTGACATTTACATTGTTGATATGTCAACCATACGGTCGTTTAGTACAAGTCAATGCTCACAATTTAGAGAGTGCACATGTCTAAAAATAATGCGAAATAAATCAAAACTAACAGTCCACATAGCAATGGGAAATGAGCATAATCCCTAGGTTGGTATTTGCTCTCTTGAAGAATCTGAACAGTAGTTTTTGTGCTCTATGCGAAGCCGTTTAGTGCCATACCCTAGATGGCTAAAGTCCAGTAGCCGAAAGCATCACTAGCTTGCGCTCTGACCAAAGGCAGGCTTTAGGTACGCTTTAGTTTGAAATCACTAAATATATGCTCAACCTAGTTTATGTCCATGGTACAATCGTGCATACCTTCTACTATCAACCAGATGAGATAGGGCTTTGATAGGTCAGAGTCAGTCTCCCATAAGACTCTAATTCTAGGTTCCGCCTAATTTTCCTATAATCAACCAGAAAGCCATGGCATACACGCTCAAAAACAACAAAACCACCTTTTAGCATGCAGCTTTGTAGAAACGTTGACTTCATGCTCATGCTAACTGCAAGGTATATGATAAAAGCATTGGATACAGGTGAACGTACCGAGCGGAAGTATTCAACAAAGCGTGGTTCTTGGAAGACTATTGATCGATACTCTTTTGTTGCCACAACAGCCATCTCATCCATTAGAGCACGCCATTCTGGCTTGGGTGAAATTGGGGGATGCATTCCATGCTCGAGAGTAGCTGCAGTGAAGCGCTGCAGAGTTCTAAAGCACAAGTGTTCCTCTCCAAACGAGTGCTCTATGACCTCGCCTTGAACCGTTACACGGAGTGATCCATGTATTGTGTCTGGTGGTTGAGATAATATGGCAAGATGACTGGGACCCCCTCCTCTGCCAACCGTTCCACCTCTTCCATGAAACATTGTCAACTTTACTCCGTAATGCTTTGCAACCTTTATGAGCTCTTCCTGTGCTTTATACATTTGCCACGCTGCAGAGAGACGCCCAGCGTCCTTGCCAGAGTCTGAGTATCCAATCATGACCTCCTGTTTGCCATTGATCCTATCCATATACCAGTCTACTGAAAATAGGCGTGCAACCGCTGCTGGAGCGGCTTCAAGATCTGCAAGCTTCTCAAATAGTGGAACAACTCTCAATGGCTTTTTTATATGGCACTCACGCTGTAAAAGCTCAACAGCAAGCACATCGGATGGGGCAGTTGCCATTGAGATGATATAAGCACCAAAACAATCTGCTGGAAGCTCAGCAAGGATATGAAATGTGCCTAAAACATCAGCAACTTCTTCAGTCTGAGGAAGATCTGAACCGAACAATGGGCGTTTGCCCCTTAGTTCGGACAACAGCCACTCCTGGCGTTTCTCCTCAGACCATTCAGCGTAGGATCCGATCCCAAGATGTGTTGTTATAGTATCAAGGACATCAGTGTGTCGATCAGATTCCTGCCTGATATCAAGTTTCACAAGAGCAAGCCCAAAAGTTGATACTTGACGCAAGAAATCAAGAAGGCTTCCATCAGCTATAGGTTTGTCACCACAAGCACACAAAGATCTGTAGCATAGCTCAAGAGGCTCGAGAAACTGCAACATAGGAGAACAATTAGACAACTAATGGCGGCAACCTTCACGAAGAAGTCACATCTGATGATAAGAGCTCACCATCTCGACATTAGTAAAAGTAGACTCCTCAGGAATGTCAGAAACTCCAGTTGTCAATATATGGCGAGAACGTTCGCGCGTATAATACAATTTATCCCTGACATCACCGAGTATGACACGATAAGGTTCATTTGAAGGAACTTGCTTCCAGAACTCTGCAGCAAAGACATTTCTTAATAATAGGCAGTTCAGCAAGCAAATTATTCTTCGCAAGGAAAGGAGTAAAATCAAGCGGTTTACGCGACTACAAATTATTTTCGGTGCCAAGAAAAAAATAGCCATGACTACAAGATATAATTATTGAAGTATTCTCTGAGACCATGATATAATCTATACAAGTtaaagtatatatagtctaagttaACCATGTCTACTTTTTGTGGCCATATAGCATGGACCTGCATACGCATGAGGATATCAATCAAACCAGACAGCAgtatgtcggcgttctggaaaccagggtacccagacttgcctgcctgcggcccatggcgtggctccttcgacggcctggtacggtccACCTCCAAAAccatcaagacaagaccctcgcgagaggccaagcctcgcgaggcggacgacaccaagacctcccaagggagcggcctcccaaggagcggagatttctatgcaggtaaccagcctcatgaggctacgat
Above is a window of Triticum aestivum cultivar Chinese Spring chromosome 6B, IWGSC CS RefSeq v2.1, whole genome shotgun sequence DNA encoding:
- the LOC123137097 gene encoding phosphoenolpyruvate carboxylase 1, which encodes MAAPSGKAAMERHQSIDAQLRLLVPGKVSEDDKLVEYDALLVDRFLDILQDLHGPHLREFVQECYELSAEYETDRDEARIGELGGKLTSLSPADSIVVSSSFSHMLNLANLAEEVQIAFRRRSKLKRGDLGDEASAPTESDIEETLKRLVSELGKSREEVFDSLKNQTVDLVFTAHPTQSVRRSLLQKHGRIRNCLRQLYAKDITADDKQELDEALQREIQAAFRTDEIRRTPPTPQDEMRAGMSYFHETIWKGVPKFLRRIDTALKNIGINERLPYNAPLIQFSSWMGGDRDGNPRVTPEVTRDVCLLARMMAANLYFSQIEDLMFELSMWRCSDELRVRADELHRSSKKSAKHYIEFWKQVPSNEPYRVILGDVRDKLYYTRERSRHILTTGVSDIPEESTFTNVEMFLEPLELCYRSLCACGDKPIADGSLLDFLRQVSTFGLALVKLDIRQESDRHTDVLDTITTHLGIGSYAEWSEEKRQEWLLSELRGKRPLFGSDLPQTEEVADVLGTFHILAELPADCFGAYIISMATAPSDVLAVELLQRECHIKKPLRVVPLFEKLADLEAAPAAVARLFSVDWYMDRINGKQEVMIGYSDSGKDAGRLSAAWQMYKAQEELIKVAKHYGVKLTMFHGRGGTVGRGGGPSHLAILSQPPDTIHGSLRVTVQGEVIEHSFGEEHLCFRTLQRFTAATLEHGMHPPISPKPEWRALMDEMAVVATKEYRSIVFQEPRFVEYFRSATPETEYGRMNIGSRPSKRKPSGGIESLRAIPWIFAWTQTRFHLPVWLGFGAAFKHIIQKDIRNIHTLKEMYNEWPFFRVTLDLLEMVFAKGDPGIAALYDKLLVAEDLQSFGEQLRQNFEETKQLLLQVAGHKDVLEGDPYLKQRLRLRESYITTLNVCQAYTLKRIRDPSFEVTPQQPPLSKEFCDKEPAELVQLNRGSEYAPGLEDTLILTMKGIAAGMQNTG